The following coding sequences lie in one Caproicibacterium argilliputei genomic window:
- a CDS encoding phosphoribosyltransferase family protein: MTIAGCERDLPICPISDTMDIAGFVMLGDVEITEASAAELLKRCPAHDVVVTAETKGIPLCYEMARQGCGRYIVARKGLKAYMRNPIHVEVKSITTDHLQQLYLAEDDYKGLKGKRVLIVDDVISTGESLEAMEKLVNQFGGDIVGRAAVLAEGDAQNRKDILFLEPLPLFSRE; this comes from the coding sequence ATGACCATAGCAGGCTGCGAGCGCGACCTGCCGATTTGCCCCATCAGCGACACCATGGACATTGCAGGCTTTGTCATGCTGGGCGATGTGGAAATTACGGAGGCAAGCGCCGCCGAACTGCTGAAGCGCTGCCCGGCGCATGATGTGGTGGTCACTGCGGAAACCAAGGGCATTCCGCTTTGCTACGAAATGGCGCGGCAGGGCTGCGGCCGGTACATTGTTGCCCGCAAAGGGCTGAAAGCCTATATGCGCAACCCGATTCATGTGGAGGTCAAGTCCATCACAACGGATCACTTGCAGCAGCTGTATTTGGCTGAGGATGACTACAAGGGCTTAAAGGGCAAGCGTGTGCTGATTGTGGATGATGTCATCAGTACCGGAGAATCCCTGGAAGCCATGGAGAAACTCGTGAACCAATTTGGTGGAGACATCGTCGGCCGCGCGGCTGTGCTTGCGGAGGGCGACGCCCAGAACCGAAAGGATATTCTCTTCTTGGAGCCGCTGCCGCTGTTTAGCCGGGAATAA
- a CDS encoding histidine triad nucleotide-binding protein: MDCVFCKIASGEIPSTRVYEDDLCVAFKDLEPQAPVHLLIIPRAHIASVAEITPENSAIVAHIFEVAAKLAKENHLENGWRIVSNVGEDGGQSVKHMHFHLLGGRAMAWPPG, translated from the coding sequence ATGGACTGTGTATTCTGTAAAATCGCATCCGGAGAAATCCCCAGCACACGGGTGTATGAGGATGACCTCTGCGTTGCGTTTAAGGATCTGGAACCGCAGGCGCCGGTGCATCTTCTGATTATCCCGCGCGCACACATTGCCTCTGTGGCAGAGATTACGCCGGAAAACAGCGCGATTGTCGCGCACATCTTTGAAGTGGCCGCAAAGCTTGCAAAGGAAAATCATCTGGAAAACGGCTGGCGCATTGTCAGCAATGTCGGCGAGGACGGCGGTCAGTCTGTGAAGCATATGCACTTTCACCTTTTGGGCGGACGTGCCATGGCATGGCCTCCCGGCTGA
- a CDS encoding ComEC/Rec2 family competence protein: MKRPLALVGFTYLLTQAVSVFLGGTAGFLLGAACLLLGLLLLLPRCSAAGKSRVLAAAAFTAAAACLLGGLARLPLTQAAQQNVGKTVTLTGVVTEEPDFSTGKAQYTLRVETCGGKTDSTLCGKKIRFTAGEDFSAEQFDRVTGTVRLFAPTAAGFFSKKNRLLAEGVVLEGYLYDFRPFTAEAAQPSLWQEVPYRIRQSLLEQFSLHLPSPEDSLVSGVLVGERQAIPDAVNQAFRSAGISHLLSVSGLHMATVAQMLLLLLALLPLPRRVRHLLACGGVLLFMGITCFVPSVLRSGIMYLVLLCGNCFYRKADGLNLLGLSMLLLCLANPYAAADLSLQLSFAATLGLLLCTGPLERWFRQRVGVRGVRRRLLHLLFGTAATSLSATLFTLPVSLLVFDELSLVSPLANLLVLTPSGWMIYAGFGAAFTGPFPVLHNVSTLLWQVTAALARWLIDSAAWCASLPFASVPTGYRFVQLWLACTLLLLGVGCLLCRRHRRLPLRLTAALSAVLFLLNLLVYETGANALKITVAASGEGVSAVVSYAGRGVVIGFGADSWQTERILRRCGVAKLDTAVVLSLSNRECQQAAAVLTDWHADHVILPGGTVLDGALEQALSHVGSCTVAGTQAQVSLWQRSVLLTFANGAAHLQAEGLSVLFCGEDADLADAPAGLLNAQVLVCGDLPKREEMLQTALTVLCRYPNSLKSYAESRRGLPSVLGGGQDLVLQPQSGAVRIRRND; this comes from the coding sequence ATGAAAAGACCGCTTGCGTTGGTAGGTTTTACATATCTGCTGACACAGGCGGTTTCTGTATTTCTCGGCGGTACCGCAGGGTTCCTGCTCGGTGCCGCCTGCTTGCTGCTGGGGCTTCTGCTTTTGCTGCCGCGCTGTTCGGCGGCCGGCAAAAGCCGTGTGCTGGCAGCGGCGGCTTTTACCGCGGCAGCTGCCTGCCTGTTGGGCGGCTTGGCGCGTCTTCCACTGACGCAGGCGGCGCAGCAGAATGTCGGAAAAACCGTTACGCTGACCGGCGTGGTGACGGAAGAACCGGATTTTTCCACCGGAAAGGCACAGTACACGCTGCGTGTGGAAACCTGCGGCGGAAAAACAGACAGCACGCTCTGCGGCAAAAAAATCCGTTTTACGGCGGGAGAGGACTTTTCTGCAGAGCAGTTTGACCGTGTCACAGGAACGGTGCGCCTCTTTGCACCGACTGCTGCGGGATTCTTTTCCAAGAAGAACCGTCTGCTTGCAGAAGGAGTGGTACTGGAGGGGTATCTGTACGATTTTCGTCCGTTTACGGCAGAGGCGGCGCAGCCGTCGCTTTGGCAGGAGGTTCCGTACCGCATCCGTCAGAGTCTGCTGGAACAGTTTTCGCTGCACCTGCCGTCACCGGAAGATTCCCTGGTGAGTGGTGTTTTGGTTGGTGAGCGGCAGGCGATTCCGGACGCGGTCAATCAGGCGTTTCGCAGTGCCGGCATTTCTCACCTGCTGTCCGTTTCCGGTTTGCACATGGCAACGGTGGCACAGATGCTGCTGCTGCTTTTAGCACTGCTGCCCTTGCCACGCAGAGTCCGGCATCTGCTGGCGTGCGGGGGCGTGCTGCTGTTTATGGGCATCACCTGTTTTGTGCCGTCTGTGCTGCGCAGCGGCATTATGTATCTGGTGCTTTTGTGCGGAAACTGTTTTTACCGGAAAGCGGATGGCTTGAATTTGCTGGGACTTTCTATGCTGCTGCTCTGCCTTGCGAATCCTTATGCAGCAGCGGATTTGAGTTTGCAGCTGAGTTTTGCCGCGACGCTGGGGCTGCTGCTCTGTACCGGCCCCTTGGAGCGTTGGTTTCGGCAGCGTGTGGGTGTGCGCGGCGTGCGCCGCAGGCTGCTGCATCTGCTGTTTGGTACAGCGGCAACCTCTTTGTCAGCAACATTGTTTACCCTGCCGGTGTCACTGCTGGTGTTTGATGAGCTGTCACTGGTTTCTCCACTGGCAAATTTGCTGGTGCTGACACCCTCCGGCTGGATGATTTACGCGGGGTTCGGTGCAGCTTTTACAGGGCCGTTTCCGGTTCTGCACAATGTTTCCACGTTGCTGTGGCAGGTGACAGCGGCATTGGCACGCTGGCTCATTGACAGCGCCGCGTGGTGTGCGTCCCTGCCTTTTGCAAGTGTGCCGACCGGCTATCGCTTCGTGCAGCTTTGGCTTGCCTGCACGCTGTTGCTTCTGGGGGTGGGCTGCCTGCTCTGCCGCCGGCATCGGCGGCTGCCGCTGCGCCTGACGGCAGCGCTTTCCGCCGTGCTGTTCCTGCTGAATCTGCTGGTGTATGAAACGGGTGCCAATGCCCTCAAAATTACGGTTGCTGCGAGCGGAGAGGGTGTCAGTGCGGTGGTAAGCTACGCCGGGCGCGGGGTAGTCATCGGCTTTGGTGCGGACAGCTGGCAGACCGAACGGATTCTGCGCCGCTGCGGGGTTGCAAAATTGGACACCGCTGTGGTGCTGAGCTTATCGAACCGCGAGTGCCAACAGGCGGCTGCTGTTTTGACGGATTGGCATGCAGACCATGTGATTCTGCCCGGTGGTACAGTGTTGGACGGTGCCTTGGAGCAGGCGCTTTCCCATGTGGGCAGCTGCACGGTTGCAGGCACACAGGCACAGGTGTCTTTGTGGCAGCGCAGTGTGTTGCTGACCTTTGCAAACGGTGCGGCCCATCTGCAGGCAGAGGGGCTTTCGGTTCTGTTCTGTGGGGAGGATGCCGACCTGGCAGACGCGCCGGCGGGGTTACTGAACGCGCAGGTGTTGGTGTGCGGCGATCTGCCCAAGCGGGAAGAGATGCTTCAGACTGCTCTGACGGTTCTGTGC
- a CDS encoding peptidoglycan D,D-transpeptidase FtsI family protein, with product MPKPAKRILILMTAVFLLLTFCATEVLRIAVWNDSLAKTAVMQQTLTLTFTSGRGSIYDRNLQPLTGGKTSYLAAVVPGKETAAALSKVLTAQQMSSVYDRLKAGAPFLTKLDALVETDGILCFPEQERYPEQMPAAHLIGYLDSGGCGISGVEKAFNSLLTAGSKTTKITYQVDALRHLLPGESPQVLSSVSGAAAGVVLTIDKDLQKIVEDSAAPVLKKGAVVVLEAGTGRILASASFPNYDPTDITKALKSDDGALVNRVLQPYSVGSVFKLAAAAAALEHGADPNAKYTCTGSETVEGLTFHCAGGEAHGTETMCSALANSCNCYFIKLMQAVPQAQFLTMARSLGFGQSTEIAPGLSGSAGTLPALSELANRRALANFSIGQGTLLATPLQIAAMVNAVASQGIYTQPTVYAGQADGTGHLSVQASLQKGVPVFSHRSAQLLCSFMQESMASGTSRPGRPVHVKAAAKTGTAQTGHFTDGKEELICWYTGFFPVDTPKYVVTVLSEGGESGGKTCGPVFQKIADALYPHEIDNTEDCVYNNPIKNVKKQ from the coding sequence ATGCCAAAACCAGCGAAACGTATTTTGATTCTCATGACCGCAGTTTTCCTACTGCTGACATTCTGTGCGACCGAGGTACTTCGCATTGCTGTCTGGAATGATTCGCTGGCGAAAACAGCGGTTATGCAGCAAACCCTGACTTTGACGTTCACCTCGGGGCGGGGCAGCATTTATGACCGGAACCTGCAGCCGCTGACCGGTGGCAAAACTTCCTATCTGGCGGCGGTTGTGCCCGGAAAAGAAACCGCCGCTGCCCTTAGCAAAGTGCTTACCGCCCAGCAGATGAGCAGCGTCTATGACCGGCTTAAAGCGGGTGCGCCGTTTCTGACCAAGCTGGACGCACTGGTGGAAACAGACGGCATCCTGTGCTTTCCGGAACAGGAGCGTTACCCGGAGCAGATGCCCGCGGCGCATTTGATTGGGTATCTGGACAGCGGCGGCTGCGGTATCAGCGGCGTGGAAAAGGCGTTCAACAGTCTGCTGACAGCCGGCAGCAAGACAACGAAAATCACGTATCAGGTGGATGCGCTGCGGCACTTGCTGCCGGGGGAGTCGCCGCAGGTTCTTTCCAGTGTTTCTGGTGCAGCGGCCGGTGTGGTGCTTACCATTGACAAAGATTTGCAGAAAATTGTAGAGGACAGCGCCGCGCCAGTGCTGAAAAAGGGCGCTGTGGTGGTTCTGGAGGCCGGCACAGGACGGATTCTAGCGTCTGCAAGTTTCCCAAACTATGACCCCACGGATATTACGAAAGCGCTGAAAAGCGATGACGGGGCTTTGGTCAATCGGGTTCTGCAGCCATACAGCGTTGGCTCTGTTTTTAAGCTGGCGGCTGCCGCGGCGGCACTGGAACACGGTGCGGATCCCAATGCCAAGTATACCTGCACGGGCAGCGAAACCGTGGAGGGGCTGACGTTTCACTGTGCAGGCGGGGAAGCACACGGTACAGAAACCATGTGCAGCGCGCTTGCCAATTCCTGCAACTGCTATTTCATCAAGCTGATGCAGGCGGTTCCGCAGGCACAGTTTTTGACCATGGCGCGTTCGCTCGGCTTTGGGCAGAGCACAGAAATTGCGCCGGGGCTGTCCGGCAGCGCGGGTACTCTGCCAGCCTTGTCGGAGCTTGCAAACCGGCGGGCGCTGGCGAATTTTTCAATCGGGCAGGGAACGCTGCTGGCAACGCCGCTGCAGATTGCCGCCATGGTCAACGCGGTCGCTTCCCAGGGAATTTACACACAGCCCACAGTGTATGCCGGGCAGGCGGACGGCACCGGCCACCTTTCCGTGCAGGCTTCCCTGCAGAAAGGGGTGCCGGTCTTTTCGCACAGAAGCGCGCAGCTGCTGTGTTCCTTTATGCAGGAAAGCATGGCGAGCGGAACCAGCCGCCCCGGCCGCCCGGTGCACGTGAAGGCTGCCGCAAAAACGGGCACCGCGCAGACCGGCCATTTTACCGACGGCAAGGAGGAGCTCATTTGCTGGTACACCGGTTTTTTTCCGGTTGATACCCCTAAATATGTGGTAACGGTGCTGTCAGAAGGGGGCGAAAGCGGCGGCAAAACCTGCGGCCCTGTCTTTCAGAAAATTGCGGATGCGCTGTATCCGCATGAGATTGACAATACGGAAGATTGCGTTTATAATAATCCCATAAAGAATGTAAAAAAACAGTGA
- the alaS gene encoding alanine--tRNA ligase: protein MQWMGLNEIREKYLEFFEGKGHLRLPSFPLIPKDDNSLLLINSGMAPMKKYFTGEVTPPRKRVTTCQKCIRTGDIENVGITDRHGTFFEMLGNFSFGDYFKHEATAWAWEFCTKVMEMPVDKLWVTIYQDDDEAFEVWTKEVGVAADHIVRLGKEDNFWEHGPGPCGPCSEIYFDRGPEHGCGKPTCGVGCDCDRYVEFWNVVFSQFNSDGHGNYPPMEHPNIDTGMGLERLACVMQNVDNLFLVDTMQNIIKKVCTIAGTEYGKDKKKDISIRVITDHVRSVTFMIADGIMPSNNGRGYVLRRLLRRAARHGRLLGIDRSFLTEVAESVIHESCGAYPELTEKKEMIQKVISVEEESFAKTIDQGTAMLNEIMEHHEGTVISGEDAFKLSDTYGFPIDLTKEIAAENGMTVDEETYHQRMQEQRQTARAARKNAGAESWAGESDLLKGVPETEFLGYREQTAQAKVLAIIAGDARAESADAGDEIGLILDRTTFYGESGGQVGDTGTLSADDAVLAVSDTTKNHAKNFIHHCTVQAGTIRIGDSVTTQPDWKRRQAIMRNHTAAHLLQAALRRVLGTHVEQAGQLVNDRHVRFDFTHFAALTPEELRKVEEMVNEKILSAVPVESSEMPIEEAKKLGAMALFGEKYGKIVRVVSVDDFSKEFCGGTHMDNTAKLGLFKIVAESSVAAGVRRIEAVTGYGVYRLLNDSLQTIDQTAAALKSNTSADLVAHAEQTAAQLKQAESELEKLNAKLAGRQVEQLLAAAEQAGSVRVCTAKLNGADAGVLRTMCDKVRDQAPDMVAVFAGVNGAKANIAVAVGKDALAKGAHAGKIAKAVAQLAGGNGGGKPDFAMAGAKDLAKLDTALQAARGITAEFAK from the coding sequence ATGCAGTGGATGGGTTTAAATGAGATACGGGAAAAATACCTGGAGTTCTTTGAGGGAAAGGGGCACCTGCGCCTGCCCAGTTTTCCCTTGATTCCGAAAGATGACAATTCCCTGCTGCTGATTAACAGCGGCATGGCGCCGATGAAAAAATATTTTACCGGTGAGGTGACACCGCCGCGCAAGCGCGTGACCACCTGCCAGAAGTGCATCCGCACCGGTGATATTGAAAATGTCGGCATTACCGACCGCCACGGAACGTTCTTTGAAATGCTGGGCAATTTCTCGTTTGGGGACTACTTTAAGCATGAGGCAACCGCCTGGGCGTGGGAGTTCTGCACCAAGGTCATGGAAATGCCAGTCGACAAACTTTGGGTCACGATTTATCAGGACGACGATGAGGCGTTTGAAGTCTGGACCAAGGAAGTCGGCGTTGCGGCAGACCACATTGTTCGTCTGGGCAAAGAGGATAACTTCTGGGAGCACGGCCCCGGCCCCTGCGGCCCTTGCTCAGAAATTTACTTTGACCGCGGCCCGGAGCACGGCTGCGGCAAGCCGACCTGCGGGGTTGGCTGCGACTGTGACCGGTATGTGGAATTCTGGAATGTTGTGTTCTCACAGTTTAACAGTGACGGCCACGGCAATTACCCGCCGATGGAGCACCCGAACATCGACACCGGCATGGGGCTGGAGCGCCTTGCCTGCGTCATGCAGAATGTGGACAACCTGTTTCTGGTGGATACCATGCAGAACATTATCAAAAAAGTCTGCACGATTGCGGGTACGGAATACGGCAAAGATAAAAAGAAGGATATTTCTATCCGCGTGATTACCGACCATGTGCGTTCGGTTACGTTTATGATTGCGGACGGCATTATGCCCTCCAACAACGGGCGCGGCTATGTACTGCGCCGCCTGCTGCGCCGCGCTGCGCGGCACGGGCGTTTGCTCGGTATCGACCGTTCCTTCCTCACAGAAGTGGCGGAGTCTGTGATTCACGAAAGCTGCGGTGCGTATCCGGAGCTGACGGAAAAGAAGGAAATGATTCAGAAGGTTATTTCTGTAGAAGAAGAAAGCTTCGCCAAAACCATTGACCAGGGCACCGCAATGCTCAATGAGATTATGGAGCACCACGAGGGAACTGTGATTTCCGGTGAGGATGCATTTAAGCTGAGCGATACCTACGGCTTTCCGATTGACCTGACCAAGGAAATCGCTGCGGAAAACGGCATGACCGTTGACGAGGAAACCTATCACCAGCGGATGCAGGAGCAGCGCCAAACCGCACGCGCCGCGCGGAAAAACGCGGGTGCAGAGTCCTGGGCAGGCGAAAGCGACCTGCTCAAGGGTGTGCCGGAAACGGAATTTCTCGGTTACCGGGAGCAGACCGCGCAGGCGAAAGTGCTTGCCATTATCGCCGGGGATGCGCGCGCAGAGTCCGCCGACGCCGGGGACGAGATTGGGCTGATTTTGGACCGCACAACTTTTTACGGAGAAAGCGGCGGTCAGGTTGGCGACACCGGAACGCTCAGTGCGGATGACGCGGTTCTGGCGGTCAGCGACACCACCAAGAACCATGCCAAAAACTTCATTCACCACTGTACCGTGCAGGCGGGCACCATTCGCATTGGCGACAGCGTCACCACGCAGCCGGACTGGAAGCGCCGGCAGGCCATCATGCGCAACCACACGGCGGCACATCTGCTGCAGGCGGCGCTGCGCCGTGTGTTGGGTACCCATGTGGAGCAGGCGGGTCAGCTGGTCAATGACCGCCACGTGCGCTTTGACTTTACACATTTTGCTGCGCTGACACCGGAGGAACTGCGGAAAGTAGAGGAAATGGTCAATGAGAAAATCCTCTCTGCAGTGCCGGTCGAAAGCAGCGAAATGCCGATTGAGGAAGCCAAAAAGCTGGGCGCCATGGCGCTGTTCGGTGAAAAATACGGAAAAATCGTGCGGGTGGTTTCTGTGGATGATTTCAGTAAGGAATTCTGCGGCGGCACGCATATGGACAATACCGCAAAGCTCGGCTTGTTTAAAATTGTTGCGGAAAGCAGCGTGGCGGCCGGCGTGCGGCGCATCGAAGCCGTGACCGGATACGGTGTTTACCGTCTGCTGAACGACAGCCTGCAAACAATTGACCAGACTGCTGCGGCGCTGAAATCGAATACTTCTGCGGATTTGGTTGCGCATGCGGAGCAGACTGCGGCACAGCTGAAACAGGCAGAAAGTGAACTGGAAAAGTTGAACGCCAAGCTGGCAGGCCGGCAGGTGGAGCAGCTTCTGGCAGCTGCAGAGCAGGCGGGCAGCGTGCGTGTTTGCACCGCCAAGCTGAACGGTGCAGACGCCGGCGTCCTGCGCACCATGTGCGACAAGGTGCGTGACCAAGCGCCGGACATGGTTGCGGTTTTTGCCGGTGTGAACGGCGCCAAGGCGAACATTGCGGTTGCTGTCGGCAAAGATGCCCTTGCCAAGGGTGCGCACGCCGGAAAAATTGCAAAAGCAGTCGCGCAGCTTGCGGGCGGCAATGGCGGCGGCAAGCCGGACTTTGCCATGGCAGGTGCGAAAGATCTGGCAAAACTCGACACCGCTCTGCAGGCGGCCCGCGGCATTACAGCGGAATTTGCAAAATAA